One genomic region from Ornithinicoccus hortensis encodes:
- a CDS encoding sarcosine oxidase subunit beta family protein: MNQRQLPPHPEFLWDNPEPRDSYDVVIIGAGGHGLATAYYLATNHGITNVAVLERGWLAGGNMARNTTIIRSNYLWDESSAIYEHSLKLWEGMEEELDYDVFFSQRGVLNLAHTLQDVRDSVRRVEANRLNGVDAEWLDPRQVKEVCPIVNINDDIRYPVMGATYQPRAGIAKHDWVAWAYARRASDLGVHLIQNCEVTGFDIEHGRVVGVQTNRGRIAAGKVALAAAGHTSTLTELAGFRVPIQSHPLQALVSELHEIIHPTVVMSNHVHVYVSQAHKGELVMGAGVDSYNGYGQRGSFHIIEEQMAAAVELFPAFSRAHLLRTWGGIVDVTLDASPVMGLTPVDGLYVNCGWGTGGFKAVPGAGWAYAHTIAHDEPHELNRPFSMDRFVTGHLIDEHGAAAVAH; this comes from the coding sequence ATGAACCAGCGTCAGCTCCCCCCGCACCCCGAGTTCCTCTGGGACAACCCCGAACCCAGGGACTCCTACGACGTCGTGATCATCGGCGCCGGGGGCCACGGGCTGGCGACCGCCTACTACCTGGCCACCAACCACGGCATCACCAACGTCGCGGTGCTGGAGCGCGGTTGGCTCGCCGGCGGCAACATGGCCCGCAACACCACGATCATCCGGTCCAACTACCTGTGGGACGAGTCCTCGGCCATCTATGAGCACTCGCTCAAGCTCTGGGAGGGGATGGAGGAGGAGCTGGACTACGACGTCTTCTTCTCCCAGCGCGGCGTGCTCAACCTGGCGCACACCCTGCAGGACGTGCGGGACTCGGTGCGCCGCGTCGAGGCGAACCGGCTCAACGGGGTGGACGCCGAGTGGCTGGACCCGCGTCAGGTCAAGGAGGTCTGCCCGATCGTCAACATCAACGACGACATCCGCTACCCCGTGATGGGCGCCACCTACCAGCCGCGCGCCGGCATCGCCAAGCACGACTGGGTGGCGTGGGCGTATGCCCGGCGCGCCAGCGACCTGGGCGTGCACCTGATCCAGAACTGCGAGGTCACCGGGTTCGACATCGAGCACGGCCGGGTCGTCGGGGTGCAGACCAACCGGGGCCGGATCGCCGCGGGGAAGGTGGCGCTGGCTGCCGCCGGGCACACCTCGACGCTGACCGAGCTGGCCGGCTTCCGGGTGCCGATCCAGTCCCACCCGCTGCAGGCGCTGGTGTCCGAGCTGCACGAGATCATCCACCCGACCGTGGTGATGTCCAATCACGTGCACGTCTACGTCTCGCAGGCACACAAGGGCGAGCTGGTGATGGGTGCGGGCGTGGACTCCTACAACGGCTACGGCCAGCGGGGGTCCTTCCACATCATCGAGGAGCAGATGGCGGCGGCGGTCGAGCTGTTCCCCGCCTTCTCCCGGGCGCACCTGCTGCGCACCTGGGGCGGCATCGTGGACGTCACCCTGGACGCCTCCCCCGTCATGGGGCTGACCCCGGTCGACGGGCTCTACGTCAACTGCGGCTGGGGCACCGGAGGGTTCAAGGCGGTGCCCGGCGCCGGCTGGGCCTACGCGCACACCATCGCCCACGACGAGCCGCACGAGCTGAACCGCCCGTTCAGCATGGACCGGTTCGTGACCGGCCACCTCATCGACGAGCACGGCGCCGCCGCCGTCGCCCACTGA
- a CDS encoding sarcosine oxidase subunit delta, protein MLTIDCPHCGPRPETEFGYGGQAHVAYPEDPFALSDEAWAQFLFYRDNPKGDFAERWVHSAGCRKWFNAVRDTRSYRISATYTLTDPRPATGTDPQNKGA, encoded by the coding sequence ATGCTCACCATCGACTGCCCGCACTGCGGGCCCCGCCCCGAGACCGAGTTCGGCTACGGCGGCCAGGCGCACGTCGCCTACCCGGAGGACCCCTTCGCCCTGTCCGACGAGGCGTGGGCGCAGTTCCTGTTCTACCGCGACAACCCCAAGGGCGACTTCGCCGAGCGCTGGGTGCACTCGGCCGGGTGCCGCAAGTGGTTCAACGCCGTCCGCGACACCCGCAGCTACCGGATCTCGGCGACCTACACCCTGACCGACCCACGTCCCGCCACCGGGACCGACCCGCAGAACAAGGGGGCCTGA